One Punica granatum isolate Tunisia-2019 chromosome 3, ASM765513v2, whole genome shotgun sequence genomic window carries:
- the LOC116200064 gene encoding receptor-like cytoplasmic kinase 176, translating into MGICLSARIKAESPWHTGTNMKSISTGGTDLSSSTSNSKASSVAPPTPRSEGEILHSSNVKSYSLAELRAATRNFRPDSVLGEGGFGSVFKGWIDENTSAAAKPGTGMVIAVKRLNQEGFQGHREWLAEVNYLGQLYHPNLVRLMGYCLEDEHRLLVYEFMPRGSLENHLFRRGSYFQPLSWSLRLKVALGAAKGLAFLHSSEAKVIYRDFKTSNILLDSNYNAKLSDFGLAKDGPTGDKSHVSTRVMGTHGYAAPEYLATGHLTAKSDVYSFGVVLLEMLSGRRAIDKNRPLGEHNLVEWAKPYLANKRKVFRVLDNRLEGQYKIEEAHKATTLALRCLSMNIKFRPNMEDVVVALEQLQAPKGNENGQSKSGNSNNQRVRRHSADDARSTNRPVSYPRPSASPLYA; encoded by the exons ATGGGGATTTGCTTGAGCGCCCGAATCAAAGCTGAAAGCCCGTGGCACACAG GGACGAACATGAAATCCATTAGCACTGGCGGGACCGACCTCAGCAGTTCGACTTCAAACAGCAAGGCCTCCTCTGTGGCACCCCCAACTCCACGGAGTGAGGGCGAGATTTTGCACTCTTCGAATGTGAAGAGTTATAGTCTTGCTGAACTGAGAGCGGCCACTCGGAACTTTCGCCCTGATAGCGTGTTAGGAGAAGGCGGGTTCGGTTCTGTCTTTAAGGGGTGGATCGATGAGAACACGTCAGCTGCAGCAAAGCCTGGGACTGGGATGGTCATTGCCGTGAAAAGGCTGAACCAAGAAGGCTTTCAGGGCCACAGAGAGTGGTTG GCAGAAGTTAATTATTTGGGGCAACTCTATCACCCTAATCTCGTGAGACTGATGGGGTACTGCTTGGAGGATGAGCACCGACTTTTGGTATACGAATTCATGCCGCGTGGCAGCTTAGAAAACCATCTTTTTAGGA GAGGATCCTACTTCCAACCTCTATCATGGAGCCTTCGCTTGAAGGTTGCTCTTGGGGCTGCAAAGGGGCTTGCATTCCTTCACAGTTCTGAAGCAAAAGTGATCTATCGGGATTTCAAAACTTCAAACATTCTGCTTGACTCA AACTATAATGCCAAGCTTTCTGATTTCGGGTTAGCAAAGGATGGCCCCACGGGTGATAAAAGTCACGTCTCCACCCGGGTTATGGGGACACATGGGTATGCTGCCCCTGAATATCTTGCTACAG GCCACCTGACAGCAAAGAGCGATGTTTACAGTTTTGGGGTTGTGTTGCTGGAAATGCTGTCCGGCAGGAGGGCAATAGACAAGAACCGTCCGCTGGGAGAGCACAACCTTGTCGAGTGGGCCAAGCCCTACTTAGCCAATAAAAGGAAGGTCTTCCGTGTACTTGACAACCGCCTTGAGGGCCAATACAAGATAGAGGAGGCCCACAAGGCCACAACCCTGGCCCTCCGGTGCCTGTCAATGAACATAAAGTTCAGGCCCAACATGGAAGATGTGGTGGTAGCATTAGAACAACTTCAAGCTCCTAAGGGAAACGAGAATGGCCAGAGCAAATCCGGGAATTCAAATAACCAGAGGGTTCGAAGACATAGTGCAGATGATGCCAGAAGTACAAACAGACCAGTTTCGTATCCTCGACCATCTGCTTCCCCTCTTTATGCTTAG
- the LOC116200063 gene encoding serine/threonine-protein kinase PCRK1 isoform X2, with amino-acid sequence MAPMLRWTLLSSSSTAAVSSIQGHKEWINEVNFLGVVKHTNLVKLVGYCAEDDERGIQRLLVYELMHKKSLEDHLLSRVPMPLPWMLRLRIAQDAARGLAYLHEEMDFQLIFRDFKTSNILLDEDFRAKLSDFGLARQGPAEGLSHVSTSVVGTVGYAAPEYVQTGRLTAKSDVWSFGVVLYELITGRRAVERNLPRSEQKLLEWVRPYVSDPKKFHLIMDPRLEGENCIRSAQKLASLANKCLMKQPKSRPKMSEVVEMLENIISETLPQEAVAMVPEPEVSEVEDIADEEATAEEAETESTKRGGSHLRKVFDIREMVSLRNRSIGKLDWRNWTPGLVRTW; translated from the exons ATGGCTCCGATGCTAAGATGGACGTTGCTGTCAAGCAGCTCAACCGCAGCGGTTTCCAG TATTCAGGGGCACAAGGAGTGGATTAATGAAGTAAATTTTCTCGGTGTTGTCAAGCACACGAATCTTGTTAAGCTCGTGGGCTACTGCGCAGAGGACGACGAAAGAGGGATCCAAAGGCTGTTGGTGTATGAGCTCATGCACAAGAAGAGCTTGGAGGATCATCTACTATCCCGTGTTCCCATGCCTCTTCCCTGGATGTTAAGATTGAGAATTGCTCAAGATGCAGCCCGTGGGTTGGCGTACTTGCACGAAGAAATGGATTTCCAG CTAATATTTCGAGATTTCAAGACATCGAATATCCTGCTAGATGAGGATTTTAGGGCTAAATTATCAGACTTTGGGCTAGCAAGGCAAGGGCCAGCAGAAGGGCTAAGTCATGTGTCGACCTCA GTTGTGGGTACTGTTGGTTATGCGGCTCCAGAGTATGTCCAGACGGGAAGACTGACTGCTAAGAGCGATGTATGGAGCTTTGGGGTTGTTCTCTATGAACTCATCACAGGAAGGCGGGCAGTAGAAAGAAATCTACCTCGGAGTGAACAGAAACTTCTGGAATGGGTCAGGCCATACGTTTCGGATCCAAAGAAGTTCCACCTCATCATGGACCCACGACTTGAAGGAGAAAACTGCATTAGATCTGCCCAGAAACTCGCTTCCCTAGCCAACAAGTGCCTCATGAAGCAGCCCAAGTCTCGTCCCAAGATGAGTGAGGTGGTTGAAATGCTGGAAAACATCATAAGTGAAACACTGCCACAGGAAGCGGTTGCAATGGTCCCTGAACCAGAGGTATCTGAGGTAGAGGACATAGCGGATGAAGAAGCTACTGCAGAGGAGGCTGAAACTGAATCAACGAAGCGAGGAGGGAGTCACTTGAGGAAGGTGTTTGATATCAGAGAGATGGTAAGTTTGAGGAACAGGTCCATCGGGAAGTTGGATTGGAGAAATTGGACTCCCGGGTTGGTAAGAACTTGGTAA
- the LOC116200063 gene encoding serine/threonine-protein kinase PCRK1 isoform X1, translated as MKCFHFTNGERRDDEEVAASRSSKVSWARSFSVASSSVDTRRSEFDSESRDFGDSVAFYELLTQRRANNLRVFSFAELKSATRGFSRVLMIGEGGFGCVFRGVVSVDDGSDAKMDVAVKQLNRSGFQGHKEWINEVNFLGVVKHTNLVKLVGYCAEDDERGIQRLLVYELMHKKSLEDHLLSRVPMPLPWMLRLRIAQDAARGLAYLHEEMDFQLIFRDFKTSNILLDEDFRAKLSDFGLARQGPAEGLSHVSTSVVGTVGYAAPEYVQTGRLTAKSDVWSFGVVLYELITGRRAVERNLPRSEQKLLEWVRPYVSDPKKFHLIMDPRLEGENCIRSAQKLASLANKCLMKQPKSRPKMSEVVEMLENIISETLPQEAVAMVPEPEVSEVEDIADEEATAEEAETESTKRGGSHLRKVFDIREMVSLRNRSIGKLDWRNWTPGLVRTW; from the exons atgAAGTGCTTCCACTTCACGAACGGGGAGCGGCGGGACGACGAGGAGGTGGCGGCTTCGCGGTCCTCGAAGGTGTCGTGGGCGCGGTCCTTCAGCGTGGCGTCCAGCAGCGTCGACACGAGGCGGTCCGAGTTCGACTCGGAGTCCAGGGACTTCGGGGACTCGGTCGCCTTCTACGAGCTGTTGACCCAGCGCCGGGCCAATAATCTGCGCGTCTTCTCCTTCGCCGAGCTCAAATCGGCCACCCGAGGCTTCAGCCGCGTGCTGATGATAGGCGAGGGAGGGTTCGGCTGCGTCTTCAGAGGCGTCGTCTCCGTCGACGATGGCTCCGATGCTAAGATGGACGTTGCTGTCAAGCAGCTCAACCGCAGCGGTTTCCAG GGGCACAAGGAGTGGATTAATGAAGTAAATTTTCTCGGTGTTGTCAAGCACACGAATCTTGTTAAGCTCGTGGGCTACTGCGCAGAGGACGACGAAAGAGGGATCCAAAGGCTGTTGGTGTATGAGCTCATGCACAAGAAGAGCTTGGAGGATCATCTACTATCCCGTGTTCCCATGCCTCTTCCCTGGATGTTAAGATTGAGAATTGCTCAAGATGCAGCCCGTGGGTTGGCGTACTTGCACGAAGAAATGGATTTCCAG CTAATATTTCGAGATTTCAAGACATCGAATATCCTGCTAGATGAGGATTTTAGGGCTAAATTATCAGACTTTGGGCTAGCAAGGCAAGGGCCAGCAGAAGGGCTAAGTCATGTGTCGACCTCA GTTGTGGGTACTGTTGGTTATGCGGCTCCAGAGTATGTCCAGACGGGAAGACTGACTGCTAAGAGCGATGTATGGAGCTTTGGGGTTGTTCTCTATGAACTCATCACAGGAAGGCGGGCAGTAGAAAGAAATCTACCTCGGAGTGAACAGAAACTTCTGGAATGGGTCAGGCCATACGTTTCGGATCCAAAGAAGTTCCACCTCATCATGGACCCACGACTTGAAGGAGAAAACTGCATTAGATCTGCCCAGAAACTCGCTTCCCTAGCCAACAAGTGCCTCATGAAGCAGCCCAAGTCTCGTCCCAAGATGAGTGAGGTGGTTGAAATGCTGGAAAACATCATAAGTGAAACACTGCCACAGGAAGCGGTTGCAATGGTCCCTGAACCAGAGGTATCTGAGGTAGAGGACATAGCGGATGAAGAAGCTACTGCAGAGGAGGCTGAAACTGAATCAACGAAGCGAGGAGGGAGTCACTTGAGGAAGGTGTTTGATATCAGAGAGATGGTAAGTTTGAGGAACAGGTCCATCGGGAAGTTGGATTGGAGAAATTGGACTCCCGGGTTGGTAAGAACTTGGTAA